One Ignavibacteriota bacterium DNA window includes the following coding sequences:
- a CDS encoding DinB family protein, protein MSEREMWLQTREMELQTTLKVLRAIPTHRLEYRPHEKSRSVGELAWVFASEEGFLNMIINGKIEMENLGAPKVPATMDEIISGLESSYKASNDRVRNMSDDGFNAMMDFFTAPGKMGKMRKGDLLWMMVMDHVHHRGQMSVYLRLVGAKVPSIYGPTADEPWM, encoded by the coding sequence ATGTCAGAAAGAGAAATGTGGCTTCAGACAAGAGAGATGGAGCTTCAAACAACATTAAAAGTTCTGCGGGCTATACCTACGCATCGGCTTGAGTATAGACCGCATGAAAAATCACGTTCGGTCGGTGAACTTGCGTGGGTGTTTGCTTCCGAAGAGGGATTTCTAAATATGATTATCAATGGAAAGATTGAAATGGAGAACTTAGGCGCGCCAAAGGTTCCTGCAACCATGGACGAAATTATCTCCGGATTGGAATCTTCCTATAAAGCAAGCAATGACCGTGTCAGGAATATGTCCGATGACGGATTCAATGCCATGATGGACTTCTTTACAGCTCCCGGAAAAATGGGAAAGATGCGTAAAGGAGACCTTCTCTGGATGATGGTGATGGACCATGTTCATCATCGCGGGCAAATGTCCGTCTATCTCCGTCTCGTCGGAGCGAAAGTTCCTTCGATTTACGGACCGACCGCAGACGAACCCTGGATGTAG
- a CDS encoding NAD(P)-dependent oxidoreductase has protein sequence MNNTVPKLSPKQYEENFSELHPAFTQNQAVAEANRCLYCYDSPCMKACPTHIDISTFIKKIATGNVKGSAKTILESNWLALTCAKACPVSELCEGACVYNERGEKPIEIGRLQRYAMDKYFEMGMPSLFRPKQKNGKSVGVIGAGPAGLACAAELALLGYDVTIYEGKEQAGGLSNFGIAPYKMKFQDSLNEIKLIESFGVKIQTGVWIGKDMTFGELEQKHDALFLGMGLGLATKLNIPGEDLNGVVDANEFIEKVTRREWHAVDVGKKVVVIGGGNTAIDAATEAKRLGAKRVTILYRRGVEDMPAYKFEQELAKLDDVIFHFLAAPKRILGNASVESVECLRMKLGKREKGGKRKVQQIGGSEFQLKADMVIKAVGQSVNISHLFKIADLKTQDGNVWVNPKNMQTSNPKYFAGGDCINGGKEVVNAAADGKKAAHGIDTMLLKKSAK, from the coding sequence ATGAATAACACAGTACCTAAACTATCTCCGAAACAATACGAAGAGAATTTCTCAGAACTTCATCCCGCGTTCACGCAGAATCAGGCAGTGGCGGAAGCGAACCGATGTTTGTATTGCTATGACTCGCCGTGCATGAAAGCATGTCCCACACACATTGACATTTCAACATTCATCAAAAAGATTGCAACAGGAAATGTCAAAGGTTCGGCAAAGACAATTCTTGAATCGAACTGGCTTGCCTTGACCTGCGCGAAAGCGTGTCCTGTTTCGGAGTTGTGTGAAGGTGCGTGCGTTTATAACGAACGTGGAGAGAAGCCGATTGAAATCGGTCGTTTGCAACGCTATGCAATGGATAAATATTTTGAAATGGGAATGCCATCGTTGTTCAGACCCAAGCAGAAGAATGGAAAATCTGTCGGCGTGATTGGCGCGGGACCTGCCGGACTTGCATGTGCGGCAGAACTTGCATTGCTTGGTTACGATGTAACTATCTATGAAGGAAAAGAGCAGGCAGGCGGACTGAGTAATTTTGGAATCGCTCCGTACAAGATGAAGTTTCAGGACAGCCTGAATGAAATCAAACTGATTGAAAGTTTCGGCGTGAAAATTCAAACAGGAGTTTGGATAGGAAAAGATATGACGTTTGGTGAACTTGAGCAGAAACATGACGCGTTGTTCCTTGGAATGGGACTTGGGCTGGCAACCAAACTAAATATTCCGGGAGAAGACTTGAACGGCGTTGTTGATGCGAATGAGTTTATCGAAAAAGTAACTCGCCGGGAATGGCATGCAGTTGATGTCGGGAAAAAAGTGGTTGTCATCGGCGGCGGGAACACAGCAATTGATGCGGCGACGGAAGCAAAGCGTCTCGGCGCGAAACGGGTAACAATTCTCTATCGTCGCGGAGTCGAAGATATGCCTGCGTACAAATTCGAGCAGGAACTTGCAAAACTTGATGATGTTATCTTTCATTTTTTGGCGGCGCCGAAACGAATACTTGGCAACGCTTCCGTTGAGTCAGTAGAATGTTTGAGAATGAAACTCGGCAAACGCGAAAAAGGCGGAAAGAGAAAAGTTCAACAAATCGGCGGTTCTGAGTTTCAGTTGAAAGCGGACATGGTGATTAAAGCCGTCGGACAGAGTGTGAATATCAGTCACCTATTTAAAATAGCCGATTTGAAGACGCAAGATGGAAATGTCTGGGTCAACCCGAAGAACATGCAGACATCGAATCCGAAATATTTTGCTGGCGGCGATTGCATCAATGGCGGGAAAGAAGTTGTGAATGCGGCCGCTGATGGAAAGAAGGCGGCACATGGAATTGATACAATGCTCTTGAAAAAATCTGCAAAGTAG
- a CDS encoding DUF2283 domain-containing protein, giving the protein MKIIYDPDTDIMNVIFKDDKIKESDEVKEGVIIDYGFDGTIVGFEILDAKRHISQPKMFSYELREKQAA; this is encoded by the coding sequence ATGAAAATAATTTATGACCCCGATACAGATATTATGAATGTTATCTTCAAAGATGATAAAATCAAAGAGAGTGACGAAGTAAAAGAGGGAGTTATCATTGATTATGGATTCGATGGTACAATCGTCGGTTTTGAAATTCTTGATGCGAAACGCCATATATCTCAACCCAAAATGTTTAGTTATGAACTTCGGGAAAAACAAGCCGCGTAA
- the hydA gene encoding dihydropyrimidinase encodes MSTLIRNGRIITAEQDYTADVLIEKETITAIGSNLQMKADTVIDASGKYVIPGGIDVHTHMDMPFGGTTSSDDFETGTRAAAFGGTTCLIDFAIQTKGQKIREALDIWWKKGEISTIDFSLHMIVTDLPEAHLEDMNEMVREGVTSFKLFMAYPGVLMVDDATIFRAMKKTAENGALVCMHAENGSVIDLFVQKAIAEGKKAPIYHALTRPTTAEGEAVNRAIALAQMAGAPVYIVHLSSADALEKVAEARDRGIPAFAETCPQYLLLSIEDLERPDFEGAKYVFTPPLREKWHQEKLWAGIKKNTLQVVSTDHCPFCFKEQKELGRDSFAKIPNGGPGVENRLQLLFHHGVNLGRISVNRWVEIVSTAPAKMFGLYPRKGTISIGSDADLVIWNPNTEHTISASTHHMRVDYSMFEGFKVKGNAETILSRGEVIADKGKWFGKAGRGKFIKRDVFAGAWK; translated from the coding sequence ATGTCAACACTCATTCGTAACGGACGCATCATAACTGCCGAGCAGGATTACACGGCGGATGTTCTTATCGAAAAAGAAACTATCACTGCCATCGGCTCAAATCTCCAAATGAAAGCCGACACGGTCATTGATGCAAGCGGGAAGTACGTCATTCCCGGCGGGATTGATGTTCACACGCACATGGATATGCCGTTCGGCGGAACGACTTCGAGCGATGATTTTGAAACCGGCACACGTGCCGCGGCATTTGGCGGAACGACATGCCTGATTGATTTTGCCATTCAAACAAAAGGGCAAAAAATCCGCGAAGCGCTCGACATTTGGTGGAAGAAAGGAGAAATCTCGACAATTGATTTCAGTCTCCATATGATTGTTACTGATTTACCCGAAGCGCATCTCGAAGACATGAACGAGATGGTGCGGGAAGGAGTGACGAGTTTCAAACTCTTCATGGCGTATCCCGGTGTCTTGATGGTTGATGATGCAACGATTTTCCGCGCGATGAAAAAGACGGCGGAGAACGGTGCGCTTGTCTGTATGCACGCCGAGAATGGAAGCGTCATTGATTTGTTCGTGCAGAAAGCAATTGCTGAAGGAAAGAAAGCGCCGATTTACCACGCACTCACCCGACCAACAACTGCGGAAGGAGAAGCGGTGAACCGGGCAATCGCTCTTGCACAAATGGCAGGCGCGCCGGTGTACATCGTTCATCTTTCTTCTGCTGATGCGCTGGAAAAAGTTGCCGAAGCGCGTGACCGCGGCATTCCCGCATTTGCGGAAACATGTCCGCAGTATCTGTTGCTTTCGATTGAAGATTTAGAGCGACCGGATTTTGAAGGTGCGAAGTATGTCTTCACACCGCCGCTACGCGAAAAATGGCATCAGGAAAAACTCTGGGCGGGAATCAAGAAAAATACATTGCAAGTTGTTTCGACTGACCATTGTCCGTTCTGTTTCAAAGAACAGAAAGAATTAGGGCGTGATAGTTTTGCAAAAATTCCGAACGGCGGGCCCGGAGTGGAAAACAGGTTGCAACTGCTTTTCCATCACGGTGTCAATCTGGGAAGAATTTCGGTGAATCGCTGGGTGGAAATTGTTTCGACTGCACCTGCCAAAATGTTTGGTCTCTACCCGCGCAAAGGAACGATTTCTATCGGAAGCGACGCAGACCTCGTCATCTGGAACCCAAACACCGAGCATACAATTTCCGCGTCAACGCATCACATGCGTGTTGATTACTCTATGTTTGAAGGATTTAAAGTGAAAGGGAACGCAGAAACAATTCTTTCACGCGGAGAAGTTATTGCTGATAAAGGCAAATGGTTTGGTAAAGCCGGTCGAGGAAAGTTTATCAAACGGGATGTGTTCGCAGGAGCGTGGAAATAA
- the preA gene encoding NAD-dependent dihydropyrimidine dehydrogenase subunit PreA: MVNLSINCAGIKSPNPFWLASAPPTNSGYQVQKAFEAGWGGAVWKTIGEPVMNVFNRYGAIDYNGQKIFALNNIELISDRNIETNLKEITETKRNWPDRAVVVSLMVESKRETWHDIVKRTIDTGADGIELNYGCPHGMSERGMGAAVGQVPEYCAMITEWVTEVSTIPVLVKLTPNISDIRFPARAAKKGKAHGVSLINTINSIMGVNLDTLEITPSVNGKGTHGGLAGPAVKPIALNMVSQVAIDPEVNLPISGIGGITTWRDAAEFILLGATSVQICTAAMHYGFRIINDLTEGLANWMEEKGFSTIEDFRGKSLSCITDFGNLNLLAKTVAQIDDKKCIQCNLCYIACEDTAHQCIDMIPHNGKQQPKIRQQDCVGCALCFLVCPVDKCISMVRKDDGKEAITWNELVQQLPQPMTWEALRQFQAKHGIEIH; this comes from the coding sequence ATGGTCAATCTCTCAATCAATTGTGCAGGAATAAAATCACCGAATCCGTTCTGGCTTGCCTCTGCGCCGCCGACGAACTCCGGCTATCAGGTGCAGAAAGCATTTGAAGCAGGATGGGGCGGCGCGGTTTGGAAAACAATCGGCGAGCCTGTGATGAACGTGTTCAATCGCTACGGCGCGATTGATTACAACGGGCAGAAAATTTTCGCACTCAATAATATTGAACTCATTAGCGATAGAAATATCGAAACAAACCTGAAAGAAATTACCGAGACGAAAAGGAATTGGCCCGACAGAGCCGTCGTAGTTTCACTCATGGTTGAATCGAAGCGGGAGACATGGCACGACATCGTGAAACGAACGATTGATACCGGTGCAGACGGCATTGAACTGAATTACGGTTGTCCGCACGGAATGAGCGAGCGCGGAATGGGTGCGGCAGTCGGACAGGTACCTGAATATTGCGCGATGATTACAGAGTGGGTGACTGAAGTTTCGACGATTCCGGTGTTAGTAAAACTGACTCCGAATATTTCTGACATTCGTTTTCCCGCGCGTGCGGCGAAGAAAGGAAAGGCGCACGGAGTTTCGCTCATCAACACTATTAACAGTATCATGGGAGTGAATCTCGATACGCTTGAAATTACTCCATCGGTAAATGGGAAGGGAACGCACGGCGGACTGGCGGGTCCTGCTGTGAAACCGATTGCGCTCAACATGGTTTCACAAGTAGCAATTGACCCGGAAGTGAATCTCCCGATTTCCGGCATCGGCGGAATTACGACATGGCGCGATGCGGCTGAGTTTATTCTTCTCGGTGCAACGAGTGTTCAGATTTGCACCGCGGCGATGCACTACGGTTTCCGCATCATTAATGATTTAACGGAAGGACTTGCAAACTGGATGGAAGAAAAAGGCTTCAGCACGATTGAAGATTTCCGGGGCAAGTCGCTTTCGTGCATTACTGATTTTGGTAATCTCAATCTTCTTGCAAAAACCGTCGCACAGATTGACGACAAGAAATGTATTCAATGCAACTTGTGTTACATCGCCTGTGAAGATACGGCGCACCAATGCATTGACATGATTCCGCACAACGGCAAGCAACAGCCGAAGATTCGTCAGCAGGATTGTGTCGGGTGCGCGCTCTGCTTCCTCGTTTGCCCTGTTGATAAATGTATCTCGATGGTTCGAAAAGATGATGGCAAGGAAGCAATCACCTGGAACGAGCTGGTTCAACAACTTCCCCAGCCGATGACGTGGGAAGCATTAAGACAATTTCAAGCGAAACATGGGATTGAAATTCACTAA
- a CDS encoding aldehyde dehydrogenase family protein: protein MQTVKNYINGKWIESTSGKTVPNVNPANTNEILCNTPLSTREEAKAAIAAAKEAFPKWKATPAPVRGKLMFKAMNLMQEQLDDVATALTKEEGKILREAKGEIQRALNIMEFTAGHGRRLNGETIPSELPNTFIYTIRQPIGVVGLVTPWNFPVAIPIWKIAPALVAGNTVVFKPATLTPLTAVKICEIFEKTGFPPGVLNMVIGGGGTVGDEIVNHPDVHGISFTGSNDVGCALYSQASRRGVRVQCEMGGKNPLVIMSDADLPLAVEGAVLGAFGSTGQRCTAASRVIVEESIVEKFTEMLLARLEKFKVGDGMDSTVDMGPSVDEGQMNTVLSYIEIGKSEGAKMLKGGKRLTDGAFGKGFFVEPTIFSNVTPDMRIAQEEIFGPVLSIIKAKDFDEALHIANNVKFGLSASLYSNDNSKIMRFVEHSEVGKVHINSSTIGGEAQAPFGGTKATGIGPRECGTEVFNFYTEVKTVYNDFTGKKRESNIY from the coding sequence ATGCAAACTGTAAAAAACTACATTAACGGCAAATGGATTGAATCAACAAGCGGTAAAACCGTTCCGAATGTCAATCCGGCAAACACGAACGAAATACTTTGTAATACTCCTCTTTCTACTCGCGAAGAAGCGAAGGCGGCTATAGCGGCGGCGAAGGAAGCATTCCCGAAATGGAAAGCGACTCCCGCGCCGGTGCGAGGAAAGTTAATGTTCAAAGCAATGAATCTAATGCAGGAACAACTCGATGATGTTGCTACAGCATTGACGAAAGAAGAAGGAAAAATTCTCCGCGAAGCAAAAGGAGAAATTCAACGCGCGCTCAATATTATGGAGTTTACAGCCGGACATGGAAGACGATTGAATGGAGAGACGATTCCATCAGAGTTACCCAACACGTTTATCTATACAATTCGTCAGCCGATTGGTGTCGTTGGACTTGTCACGCCGTGGAATTTTCCTGTCGCCATTCCGATCTGGAAAATCGCGCCTGCGTTAGTTGCAGGAAACACCGTCGTTTTCAAACCTGCAACACTCACCCCACTTACTGCCGTGAAGATTTGTGAGATATTTGAAAAAACCGGATTTCCTCCTGGAGTTCTCAACATGGTCATCGGCGGCGGCGGAACGGTCGGAGATGAAATTGTCAATCATCCCGATGTGCATGGAATTTCGTTCACCGGCTCGAATGATGTCGGTTGTGCTTTATACTCACAGGCATCTCGTCGCGGCGTTCGTGTGCAATGTGAAATGGGTGGAAAGAATCCGCTTGTCATTATGAGCGATGCAGATTTGCCGCTCGCTGTAGAAGGCGCTGTACTTGGCGCGTTTGGTTCAACGGGACAACGATGTACAGCGGCAAGCCGCGTGATTGTGGAAGAATCAATTGTTGAAAAGTTTACGGAAATGCTGCTGGCACGGTTAGAAAAATTCAAAGTCGGAGATGGAATGGATTCGACAGTTGATATGGGTCCATCGGTTGATGAAGGACAAATGAATACGGTTCTCAGTTACATCGAAATCGGTAAATCGGAAGGCGCGAAAATGCTCAAAGGAGGTAAGCGATTAACCGACGGAGCGTTCGGCAAGGGATTTTTTGTTGAGCCGACAATTTTTAGTAATGTTACTCCCGATATGAGAATCGCACAAGAAGAAATTTTCGGTCCCGTACTTTCCATCATCAAAGCAAAAGATTTTGATGAAGCGCTTCACATTGCTAACAACGTGAAGTTCGGACTTTCCGCCTCTCTCTATTCAAATGATAATTCCAAAATCATGCGTTTTGTCGAACACTCTGAAGTCGGAAAAGTACACATCAATTCCTCAACCATCGGCGGCGAAGCGCAAGCGCCGTTCGGCGGAACGAAAGCCACCGGCATCGGTCCCCGCGAGTGCGGAACGGAAGTCTTCAACTTCTACACAGAAGTGAAAACCGTGTATAATGATTTTACGGGGAAGAAGAGAGAGTCGAATATTTACTGA
- a CDS encoding Smr/MutS family protein translates to MNIIYTIDIAHPPLSSDEAEHVLSSSLRKVQSSSHFRVLKIIHGYGSGGRGGTLKTVVQNWIHGNRGRMKLSIDGMNIHPFDASVQRLCAECHLTASNDLGEPNKGITIVWIK, encoded by the coding sequence TTGAATATCATCTATACAATTGATATTGCTCATCCTCCGCTTTCGAGTGATGAAGCAGAACATGTACTTTCTTCATCGCTGAGAAAAGTTCAATCTTCCTCACACTTCCGTGTCCTGAAAATTATTCATGGATACGGAAGCGGGGGAAGAGGCGGAACATTGAAAACAGTTGTGCAAAACTGGATTCATGGTAACCGCGGTCGAATGAAACTTTCAATTGACGGAATGAATATTCATCCATTTGATGCAAGCGTACAACGACTCTGCGCTGAATGTCATCTCACTGCCTCAAATGATTTGGGCGAACCCAATAAGGGAATTACCATTGTGTGGATTAAATAA
- a CDS encoding four helix bundle protein — MQGYKKLQIYQMAHQLAVRVHTMSLSLPSFERYEEGSQVRRSSKSVSSNIVEGHALRKYKNEFLHYLFRAYGSCEETIEHLELLFDTKSLKDEQVFKGLHLEYNNLCGKILRFIQIVEKEFDTPQFLKEPLVEYYVSASENHVEQNSKHETQNTSSHTFNS; from the coding sequence ATGCAGGGATATAAGAAATTGCAGATTTATCAAATGGCTCATCAACTTGCTGTGAGGGTTCACACTATGAGTCTATCGCTACCTTCTTTTGAACGATATGAGGAAGGAAGTCAAGTGCGTCGCTCCTCCAAATCTGTTTCATCAAATATTGTAGAGGGACATGCCCTGAGAAAGTATAAGAACGAATTTCTTCATTATCTTTTTCGAGCGTATGGTTCGTGCGAAGAAACGATAGAACATCTTGAACTTCTTTTTGATACCAAGTCGTTGAAAGACGAACAAGTATTTAAGGGACTTCATCTTGAGTACAATAATCTTTGTGGAAAGATTCTTAGATTTATTCAAATAGTTGAAAAAGAATTTGACACACCACAATTTTTGAAAGAGCCGTTGGTTGAATATTACGTTAGCGCGTCTGAAAATCATGTAGAACAAAACTCAAAACACGAAACCCAAAACACTTCATCACATACTTTCAATTCTTGA
- a CDS encoding DUF4258 domain-containing protein, which yields MSPKFSPHAEYELGARDIDRKVVLETYENPDSKVKGKGSREIYQKVYHDPLFDKPMLCRVVIEDKAGIPYIVTVYKTSQMKKYLSRN from the coding sequence ATGAGCCCGAAATTCTCTCCTCATGCAGAGTACGAATTAGGCGCACGAGATATTGATAGAAAAGTTGTTTTAGAAACATACGAAAACCCGGATTCCAAAGTAAAGGGAAAGGGAAGCCGGGAAATTTATCAAAAGGTATATCACGATCCTTTGTTCGATAAACCAATGCTTTGTAGAGTCGTGATTGAAGATAAGGCTGGAATACCTTACATTGTAACCGTCTATAAGACGTCTCAAATGAAAAAATATTTATCAAGGAACTAA
- a CDS encoding T9SS type A sorting domain-containing protein — translation MKKYLLVLFLCFCFAFTLQAQVTNLFVSGSDTNFTFVTGSEIGWHYNVSPNGATATVELWLDVNDNNSIDTAIDKNRFTFTQTDGVSNGNNGPGDNDTTQGVIAFSQASGIGIAPGKYVFQVTQGGSSLSVKGTITHLSSPAHTVSGTVTPPSGKSAANIFMQIQPSTEGDDKPFWEAISDASGNFSIEMEGDTAGNPWRLRLADNYNPFPGSVISPSEYSFDMIGNPNGYTFSFSSAAAKIVGYVKDDDGNFLTNYNVWMNRNNSSFNANVNTDGSGYFEFGLSSGDLSNDDFTLGTNFNSNEPTHTHLAASVTINGIQSNDSLYYTLIVYKVNSSIQGQVLVNGNPPGFPIEISGSIQDSAWTSTWADSTTGNFSLEVSNKLYNYNLYANNLPNNYFVSGVTAHPGETGVIINITVNGVSERESGIPSSYSLGQNYPNPFNPTTVIDYDLKYASHVQLSLYNVLGEEVLNVVNQEQSAGKYRATVDASSLASGMYFYKLQAGQFSNIKKLILIR, via the coding sequence ATGAAAAAATACTTACTGGTATTGTTCTTATGTTTTTGCTTTGCATTCACACTGCAGGCACAAGTCACAAATCTCTTTGTCAGCGGCTCCGACACAAATTTTACATTTGTAACTGGCAGTGAAATAGGTTGGCACTATAATGTTTCACCAAACGGCGCCACTGCTACAGTTGAATTGTGGTTAGATGTTAATGATAACAATAGCATTGATACCGCTATTGATAAAAATCGCTTTACTTTTACACAAACCGACGGGGTGAGTAATGGAAATAATGGTCCTGGCGACAACGATACGACACAAGGCGTTATTGCTTTTTCTCAAGCGAGCGGTATCGGAATTGCTCCCGGAAAGTATGTCTTTCAAGTAACACAAGGTGGATCTTCATTAAGTGTTAAAGGTACAATAACACATTTGTCCTCTCCTGCCCATACAGTCTCGGGAACTGTTACTCCACCTTCCGGCAAAAGCGCAGCGAATATCTTTATGCAAATCCAACCAAGCACCGAAGGCGATGATAAACCATTCTGGGAAGCTATTTCAGATGCAAGCGGAAATTTTTCCATCGAAATGGAGGGTGATACTGCAGGAAATCCATGGCGGCTAAGATTAGCCGATAACTATAATCCATTTCCCGGGTCAGTTATTTCTCCGAGTGAATATTCATTCGATATGATTGGAAATCCTAACGGCTATACGTTTTCATTTAGTTCTGCCGCAGCAAAAATTGTGGGATATGTCAAGGATGATGACGGTAATTTTTTGACAAATTATAATGTATGGATGAACAGAAATAATTCTAGTTTTAATGCCAATGTAAATACCGACGGATCAGGGTATTTCGAATTTGGATTATCTTCAGGTGATCTGTCCAACGATGATTTTACACTTGGAACAAACTTCAATAGTAACGAACCTACACATACGCACTTAGCCGCAAGTGTAACAATCAATGGAATTCAAAGCAACGATAGTCTTTACTATACTCTTATTGTTTATAAAGTTAATTCTTCCATTCAGGGACAGGTTCTTGTTAACGGAAATCCTCCGGGGTTCCCGATTGAAATTTCCGGTAGTATTCAAGATTCAGCATGGACTTCAACATGGGCAGATTCAACGACGGGAAACTTCTCGCTTGAAGTTTCTAATAAACTGTACAATTATAATCTTTATGCAAATAATTTACCGAACAATTATTTTGTTAGCGGTGTAACTGCTCACCCCGGCGAAACAGGAGTGATAATTAATATTACTGTTAACGGAGTATCAGAGCGTGAATCCGGAATACCATCTTCATATTCTCTTGGACAGAATTATCCCAATCCGTTCAATCCTACAACAGTAATTGATTACGACCTGAAGTACGCAAGTCACGTTCAATTATCTCTCTATAATGTGTTAGGAGAAGAGGTGTTGAACGTTGTCAATCAGGAACAATCTGCTGGAAAATATAGAGCAACCGTTGATGCGTCATCGCTTGCAAGCGGGATGTATTTTTACAAACTTCAGGCAGGACAATTTTCAAACATCAAGAAATTGATTTTGATAAGATAA